The following coding sequences lie in one Stigmatopora nigra isolate UIUO_SnigA chromosome 4, RoL_Snig_1.1, whole genome shotgun sequence genomic window:
- the LOC144196083 gene encoding arrestin domain-containing protein 3-like: protein MTIAYLEIEYDAINQQNVFTNGDTVKGRIIVSVLKETKIKSLNLIAKGKGEAHSTDEDSSFSVYETFYTIEHQILDEAQQDGTHVIARGRHAFPFSFKIPNRELPSSFKCNLCEIVHKIKVELKQSMKLTKKAETYYKFVSKPPMDISRLLVPRHGCKKTNVKFFGTGTVTMDVYVDRTGYKQGETVRVRTEIKNYSSRPVTPIIKFYLKENSFGNGLQSIVVKKILQLECIEVASNSKELLMKSIPIPRRLPPSILNCSIFRLEYELKVHLDVKHTTDEGVIIPIVILPQIPQPQSPATSEVGTSENPNHLTWSNTAQQHATPQHLDSPPSYETLYPS, encoded by the exons atgaccatcgCTTATTTGGAAATTGAATATGATGCAATCAACCAACAAAATGTCTTCACGAATGGCGATACTGTCAAAGGAAGAATCATTGTGTCGGTTTTAAAAGAAACTAAAATCAAATCGCTGAATCTGATAGCCAAAGGAAAAGGAGAGGCCCATTCGACAGATGAAGACAGCAGTTTCAGTGTTTACGAGACATTTTACACCATTGAACATCAAATCTTGGATGAAGCACAACAAGACG GCACCCATGTTATTGCTCGTGGAAGACATGCATTTCCATTTTCCTTCAAGATTCCTAACAG AGAACTACCATCATCATTCAAATGCAATTTgtgtgaaattgttcataaaataAAGGTAGAGCTTAAACAATCAATGAAGTTGACCAAAAAAGCGGAAACCTACTATAAATTCGTTTCCAAACCACCTATGGATATTTCGAGACTCCTG gtgCCTCGACAtggctgtaaaaaaacaaatgtcaaattcTTTGGCACTGGAACAGTTACAATGGATGTTTATGTTGACAGAACAGGATACAAGCAAG GTGAAACGGTCCGAGTCCGAACTGAAATTAAGAACTATTCTTCTCGGCCAGTGACACCTATAATAAAGTTCTACTTGAAGGAGAATTCCTTTGGAAATGGTCTACAAAGTATAGTCGTAAAAAAGATACTTCAGCTGGAATGCATAGAGGTTGCGTCCAATAGCAAAGAGTTGCTGATGAAGTCCATCCCCATTCCAAGGCGACTACCACCATCTATCTTAAACTGTTCCATCTTTAGGTTGGAGTATGAGTTGAAG GTTCATTTAGATGTCAAACATACAACAGATGAAGGAGTCATAATTCCAATTGTCATCCTTCCTCAAATACCACAGCCGCAAAGTCCTGCCACATCTGAAGTGGGCACATCTGAGAACCCCAACCACCTAACCTGGAGCAACACAGCTCAACAGCATGCAACACCTCAACATTTGGACTCCCCTCCTTCCTACGAAACCTTGTACCCCTCCTAG
- the LOC144196081 gene encoding arrestin domain-containing protein 3-like: MLQSTVKSLKVTYNDVRENGTFTNGDTLNGQVHLEVTKDCKVESLFVKFKAKAEVLWSERHYKHTFTYYDKRKYFSLKHDFIQNGDATDDQQLNQNEKTYSDLLVPGSHVFPFTFQVPLQEIPSSFTGSVGEVVYLIETKLNRSMRFRTKDTIKIPFVAKVAPNTLAQLMMTPQHDSKDKTMHVFSSGTVAMDFKIEKSGVFQGEDLQVSGCIQNNSSREIKPKYCIYSKHSFFARGKRKLDTKDLLKEVGETVPPSASVTVRKIITIPPDLKPSILNCEILKVEYRLRVYLDVKYSSDPEIKFPITILPAFQASAALAPSMPLTSTGLEFTSHGYQNPPPLDAFSPQQPFDPPPPYEGHGMYPSLMDSSVSKQ; encoded by the exons atgttgcagaGCACAGTGAAGAGCCTTAAAGTTACTTACAATGATGTCAGGGAAAACGGGACATTTACAAATGGCGACACCCTCAATGGACAAGTGCATTTGGAAGTCACCAAAGATTGCAAAGTGGAATCACTTTTCGTCAAATTTAAGGCCAAAGCCGAAGTGTTATGGAGCGAGAGACATTATAAGCATACTTTTACTTACTACGACAAGAGGAAATACTTCAGCCTCAAGCATGACTTCATACAGAATGGAGACGCCACTG ATGATCAACAGCTGAATCAGAATGAGAAAACAT acaGTGATTTACTTGTTCCAGGATCTCATGTCTTTCCCTTTACCTTTCAAGTCCCTTTGCA AGAAATTCCATCCTCCTTCACTGGTTCGGTTGGTGAAGTTGTGTACCTGATTGAGACCAAGCTGAATAGATCCATGAGGTTCAGGACAAAAGATACCATCAAGATTCCTTTTGTGGCAAAAGTTGCTCCCAACACGCTGGCACAACTCATGATG ACACCTCAACATGATTCTAAAGATAAAACAATGCACGTGTTTAGCTCAGGAACCGTGGCCATGGATTTCAAGATTGAAAAGTCTGGTGTCTTCCAAG GAGAAGATTTGCAGGTTTCAGGCTGCATTCAGAACAACTCTTCTCGTGAAATCAAGCCCAAGTACTGCATCTATAGTAAGCACAGCTTCTTTGCCAGGGGTAAGAGAAAGCTTGATACTAAAGACCTCCTTAAAGAGGTGGGAGAGACTGTCCCTCCATCTGCCAGTGTAACAGTCAGAAAGATCATCACAATTCCCCCTGATCTGAAACCCTCCATCCTCAACTGTGAAATACTCAAAGTAGAGTACAGACTCAGG GTATATTTGGATGTCAAATATTCTTCAGACCCAGAGATCAAATTTCCCATAACCATTCTTCCAGCCTTTCAAGCATCTGCTGCCCTGGCACCAAGCATGCCTCTCACTTCTACTGGATTAGAATTTACATCACATGGATACCAAAACCCACCACCCCTTGATGCTTTTTCACCACAACAACCTTTCGATCCCCCACCTCCTTATGAAGGTCATGGAATGTACCCTTCTTTGATGGATTCCTCTGTAAGTAAACAGTGA
- the LOC144196102 gene encoding arrestin domain-containing protein 3-like isoform X2, with amino-acid sequence MLDKTIKNFNINFNALNANNTFSSGDLLTGQISFEVAKECKVESLYVKFKGKAEVLWTERHGQSTVTYHSKNKYFSIKHYFIQDGSTGKDLLYPGCHEFPFNFQFPLQEMPSSFTGSVGKVVYLLETKLSRSMRLSTKDTTKIPFVTKPCDMSEDLMIPQHNSKNKKMHMFNSGTVAMDVKIEKSGFFPGEGLKISAYIQNNSSRQIKPKYCIYRKHSFFARGKRRLDTKDLLKEVGEPIPPSASVTVNRVITIPPDMEPSILNCEILKVEYRLRVYLDIKYDSDPQIKFPITILQVNQSSAVPVNRPATSTGYEFGAFGYQNPTPWGAFSTPQPFEPPPSYEDHVGYPSLMDFSSKK; translated from the exons ATGCTGGATAAAACCATCAAGAACTTTAACATTAATTTTAACGCTTTGAATGCAAACAACACTTTTTCCAGTGGAGACCTGCTGACCGGACAAATTTCCTTC GAAGTGGCCAAAGAATGCAAAGTGGAATCGCTTTATGTGAAATTCAAGGGCAAAGCCGAGGTGTTGTGGACCGAGAGACACGGGCAAAGTACTGTAACGTATCACTCAAAGAACAAGTACTTCAGCATAAAACATTACTTTATCCAAGATGGGAGTACTG GAAAGGATTTACTTTACCCAGGATGTCATGAGTTCCCCTTCAATTTTCAGTTCCCTTTGCA GGAAATGCCCTCCTCCTTCACTGGTTCAGTTGGAAAAGTTGTGTACCTGCTTGAGACCAAGCTGAGTAGATCCATGAGGCTGAGCACAAAAGATACTACGAAGATTCCCTTTGTGACAAAACCGTGTGACATGTCGGAGGACCTAATG ATACCTCAGCACAAttccaagaataaaaaaatgcatatgttCAACTCAGGAACTGTGGCTATGGATGTCAAGATAGAAAAATCGGGTTTCTTCCCAG GGGAGGGATTGAAGATTTCAGCTTACATTCAGAACAACTCCTCTCGTCAAATCAAACCCAAGTACTGCATCTACAGAAAGCACAGCTTCTTTGCCAGGGGAAAGCGAAGGCTTGATACTAAAGACCTCCTTAAAGAGGTGGGAGAGCCTATCCCTCCATCAGCCAGCGTAACAGTCAACAGGGTCATCACAATTCCACCTGATATGGAACCTTCCATTCTCAACTGTGAAATCCTCAAAGTAGAGTACAGACTCAGG GTATATTTGGATATAAAGTATGATTCAGACCCACAGATCAAATTTCCCATAACCATTCTTCAAGTCAATCAATCATCCGCGGTACCAGTAAACAGGCCCGCCACTTCTACTGGGTATGAATTTGGAGCATTCGGATACCAAAACCCAACTCCCTGGGGCGCTTTTTCAACACCACAACCTTTTGAACCACCGCCTTCTTATGAAGATCATGTAGGATACCCTTCTTTGATGGATTTTAGTAGTAAAAAGTGA
- the LOC144196102 gene encoding arrestin domain-containing protein 3-like isoform X1 — protein MLDKTIKNFNINFNALNANNTFSSGDLLTGQISFDLSKATKIRSIKMCLAGKADVHWTSGSKKNKRHYYAKIDFFNLTSMILQEGAVGGPANFPPGRHVYPFTCQIPQGDFPSSFHGPHGQIAYNLTVGIDRPWRMSKEFVTQLNMVHHIDGNQPELMSPLSGSNSMNVCSLSCVSGLITMRGSVEKKGFKCGETITINCEFANGSSRTVIPKAKLKQKQLYFTREGVQRRLIVKNLVSVAGLPLSAHTSDFQSDLMLTIPAESSLTISNCSILRVEYEIELTLCPRASPNMAVLFPIILCDIHSIPHG, from the exons ATGCTGGATAAAACCATCAAGAACTTTAACATTAATTTTAACGCTTTGAATGCAAACAACACTTTTTCCAGTGGAGACCTGCTGACCGGACAAATTTCCTTCGATCTCTCAAAGGCTACAAAGATTAGATCGATCAAAATGTGTCTGGCAGGAAAAGCAGACGTCCACTGGACTTCCGgatcaaagaaaaacaaaagacattaCTACGCTAAGATTGACTTCTTCAATCTCACAAGCATGATTTTGCAAGAAGGAG CTGTTGGGGGCCCTGCCAATTTCCCCCCTGGCAGGCATGTGTATCCATTTACATGTCAGATCCCCCAAGG TGACTTCCCATCCAGCTTCCATGGGCCTCATGGACAAATAGCCTACAACTTGACTGTAGGCATTGATAGGCCGTGGCGAATGTCAAAGGAATTTGTGACACAGTTAAACATGGTGCACCACATTGATGGCAACCAACCAGAGCTAATG TCTCCACTTTCTGGCTCCAACAGCATGAACGTTTGCTCCCTCAGTTGTGTCTCAGGCCTTATCACAATGAGAGGCAGCGTGGAAAAGAAAGGCTTCAAGTGTG GTGAAACCATAACAATCAATTGTGAATTCGCCAATGGTTCGTCTCGTACGGTCATTCCCAAGGCCAAGCTGAAGCAAAAGCAGCTATATTTTACACGTGAGGGAGTCCAAAGGAGGTTAATTGTGAAAAACCTCGTCTCTGTAGCCGGGCTGCCTCTCAGTGCTCACACCTCAGATTTTCAAAGTGACCTAATGCTCACCATTCCCGCTGAATCGTCACTCACCATTTCCAACTGCAGCATCCTTCGAGTTGAGTATGAGATTGAG CTGACCCTATGTCCAAGGGCTTCCCCAAACATGGCCGTGCTGTTTCCCATAATCCTTTGTGACATCCATTCAATCCCACATGGTTAA